Within bacterium HR17, the genomic segment GACGGGGTGGCCGTGCCGCCTGCGGAAGGTTGGCACTGCGATGAGACGGTCACTGGACAACAACGCCGCGACGAGGTGATGCACCGTCTCTGGCAAGATCAAAGGCATGTCGGCGGGGGCGATGAGGAACGCGGTGAGGGTGTCTGACGACAGCGCCCGCAGCCCACATCGCACGCTGTCAATCATCTCTGCCGCTGGGTCGGGGTTGAAAGCGAAGCGAACGGGGTAGTCCCGCAGCGCCCGTTGAACAGCTAAGGCATAAGCGCCCACGACGATGACGAGTTCGCTGACGCTGGCGCCGAGAAAAGTGCGCACGGCGCACTCTACCAGCGTGTGTTCGCCCAGCGGCAACAGAAGTTTGCCGCCGCCCATGCGGCTGCCTT encodes:
- the nboR gene encoding Nicotine blue oxidoreductase; translated protein: MEPKVAAVLVAAGQGSRMGGGKLLLPLGEHTLVECAVRTFLGASVSELVIVVGAYALAVQRALRDYPVRFAFNPDPAAEMIDSVRCGLRALSSDTLTAFLIAPADMPLILPETVHHLVAALLSSDRLIAVPTFRRRHGHPVAFRAAMYETVLHFRSPQGLRPLVHGAQFRPLTVPVDDEGVVTDVDSWDDYRHLLRLWQARRQQQANLPAKF